Proteins from a single region of Platichthys flesus chromosome 16, fPlaFle2.1, whole genome shotgun sequence:
- the LOC133971341 gene encoding uncharacterized protein LOC133971341, whose amino-acid sequence MFPICFQVHKLKMAGLHPMLLFGREKKGSVSCDSISGLELVSDTDYKSLKIIEGLYGSLVTVIVKRERANPLTPVDPEGPRELAESPLHPEATGEDREEGEEGEEEETFDLLLTPCDPAPTAPATAPSTSHSHPRPSSPPSSSPLSNSKESCPPKHPGKTLQINHLRKVCFPNKFHLIFGLSPQFKQGSYYHVFPAVESC is encoded by the exons atgttcccgatttgttttcaggttcaCAAATTGAAAATGGCGGGGTTGCATCCAATGCTTCTCTttgggagggagaagaagggcTCTGTGTCCTGTGACTCAATCAGTGGCCTGGAGCTAGTTTCAGACACAGATTACAAGTCCTTGAAAATCATAGAAGGACTGTATGGAAGCCTTGTGACAG TGATTGTTAAAAGAGAGAGGGCCAACCCATTAACTCCAGTGGACCCAGAGGGACCGAGGGAACTGGCTGAATCCCCTCTTCATCCAGAAGCAAcgggggaggacagagaggaaggggaggaaggggaggaggaagagacattCGACCTCTTGTTGACACCTTGTG ACCCTGCACCTACAGCTCCTGCCACAGCCCCATCCACCTCGCATTCACATCCTCGACCAAGTTCCCCACCCTCATCTTCCCCGCTCTCCAACTCAAAAGAGAGCTGTCCACCAAAACATCCCGGTAAGACCCTGCAAATCAACCATTTACGTAAAGTATGTTTTCCCAATaagtttcatttaatatttggaCTTTCACCACAGTTCAAACAAGGTTCATACTATCATGTCTTCCCCGCAGTGGAGTCTTGTTGA